One stretch of Cedecea neteri DNA includes these proteins:
- the ycaR gene encoding protein YcaR yields the protein MESRLLEIIACPVCNGKLYYNQEKQELICKPDGLAYPLRDGIPVLLESEARTLTSDETNP from the coding sequence ATGGAAAGTCGTTTACTTGAAATCATTGCCTGCCCGGTCTGTAACGGCAAGCTCTACTATAATCAGGAAAAGCAAGAGCTTATCTGCAAGCCGGATGGCCTGGCCTACCCGCTGCGTGACGGTATTCCCGTTTTGCTGGAAAGTGAAGCCCGTACGCTGACTTCAGACGAGACCAATCCATGA
- a CDS encoding winged helix-turn-helix domain-containing protein yields the protein MTVVQLSLRAARNLHLAAQGLLQKPRRRARPSDVADAISRMSLLQIDTINIVARSPYLVLFSRLGHFEPGWLDGALANGELIEYWAHEACFLPKKDFSLIRHRMLSPENMGWKYRPEWMKEHAEDIRQLLAYIAENGPVRSADFEHPRKGAGGWWEWKPQKKHLEGLFTAGEVMVTGRRNFQRVYDLTHRVMPHWDDALHLVSQAEAERQMLENSARSLGIFRPEWLADYYRLKNLALKPLVEAWLLSGNVIRVQVDKLGEMLVHHSLLPQLEKAQQNQLNATHSAVLSPFDPVVWDRRRAEALFNFSYRLECYTPAEKRRFGYFVLPLLHKGVLVGRMDAKMHRKQGELEVISLYLEEGIKVTDSLQAGLRGALSDFARWQSATHLTFGVLPAELRESWGTGWEMAPAG from the coding sequence ATGACCGTTGTGCAACTTTCATTACGAGCAGCCCGGAATCTGCACCTTGCGGCCCAGGGGCTGCTGCAAAAACCTCGCCGCCGGGCGCGTCCCTCTGACGTTGCCGACGCTATCTCCCGCATGTCGCTGCTCCAGATTGATACCATCAATATCGTAGCCCGCAGTCCGTATCTGGTGTTATTCAGCCGCCTTGGGCACTTTGAACCCGGCTGGTTAGATGGGGCGCTGGCAAACGGCGAGCTGATTGAATACTGGGCCCATGAAGCCTGTTTCCTGCCGAAAAAAGATTTTTCGCTTATCCGCCACCGAATGCTGAGCCCGGAAAACATGGGTTGGAAATACCGTCCTGAGTGGATGAAAGAGCATGCGGAAGACATCAGGCAGTTACTCGCTTATATCGCAGAGAACGGCCCTGTACGCTCCGCCGACTTTGAACATCCGCGTAAAGGCGCAGGCGGCTGGTGGGAATGGAAGCCGCAGAAAAAACACCTCGAAGGGCTGTTTACCGCCGGGGAGGTTATGGTTACCGGGCGGCGAAACTTCCAGCGCGTTTATGATTTAACCCATCGGGTTATGCCGCACTGGGACGATGCCCTGCATCTTGTTAGCCAAGCTGAGGCTGAGCGACAGATGCTTGAAAACAGCGCCCGTAGCTTAGGGATCTTTCGCCCTGAATGGCTGGCGGATTACTATCGGCTGAAAAATCTGGCCTTAAAGCCCCTGGTTGAAGCCTGGCTCTTATCGGGCAATGTTATTCGCGTTCAGGTTGATAAGCTGGGCGAGATGCTGGTGCATCATTCGCTGTTGCCACAGCTGGAGAAAGCGCAGCAAAATCAGCTTAATGCCACCCACAGCGCGGTGCTGTCACCGTTTGACCCGGTGGTTTGGGATCGCCGCAGAGCCGAGGCGCTGTTTAACTTTTCTTACCGCCTCGAATGTTATACCCCCGCGGAAAAACGCCGCTTTGGCTACTTTGTTCTGCCGCTGCTGCATAAAGGTGTGCTGGTCGGCAGGATGGATGCCAAAATGCACCGCAAGCAGGGCGAACTGGAGGTGATAAGCCTCTACCTTGAAGAGGGCATTAAGGTGACAGACTCTTTGCAGGCAGGCCTGCGTGGCGCGCTGAGCGATTTTGCACGCTGGCAATCGGCTACGCATCTTACCTTCGGCGTCCTGCCTGCAGAACTGAGAGAAAGCTGGGGAACAGGCTGGGAAATGGCCCCGGCGGGCTAG
- the lpxK gene encoding tetraacyldisaccharide 4'-kinase: MIERIWSGKSPLYLLLLPLSWLYGLVSGAIRLSYRIGLRTSWRAPVPVVVVGNLTAGGNGKTPVVIWLVEQLQQRGVRVGVVSRGYGGKAAAYPLVLNAQTTPSEAGDEPVLIFQRTGAPVAVAPKRSEAVKALLKSAAPQIIITDDGLQHYALARDKEIVVIDGVRRFGNGWWLPAGPMRERAGRLRSVDAVIVNGGESLAGEIAMRLKPGLAINVLSGERRPLADFSDVVAMAGIGHPPRFFATLEQAGITPVKTVALADHQAITEQDMLNIAPANQTVMMTEKDAVKCRAFAEGHANWWYLPVDAQLDSPLAETLLKELLGLVR; this comes from the coding sequence ATGATAGAGCGTATCTGGTCGGGAAAATCGCCTCTCTACCTGCTGCTGTTGCCGCTTTCCTGGCTGTATGGCCTGGTCAGCGGCGCTATCCGCCTGTCTTATCGCATAGGCTTGCGTACCTCCTGGCGTGCTCCGGTGCCTGTTGTTGTGGTTGGGAACCTGACGGCGGGCGGCAACGGAAAAACGCCGGTCGTCATCTGGCTTGTAGAGCAACTGCAGCAGCGTGGCGTTCGCGTGGGCGTGGTGTCTCGTGGTTACGGTGGCAAAGCCGCCGCTTATCCTCTGGTGCTTAACGCACAAACTACACCTTCTGAAGCCGGGGATGAGCCAGTGCTTATCTTCCAGCGTACCGGTGCGCCGGTCGCCGTTGCCCCAAAACGCAGCGAGGCTGTGAAAGCCTTGCTGAAGTCTGCGGCTCCGCAAATTATTATCACCGACGATGGTTTGCAGCATTACGCCCTGGCTCGTGATAAAGAAATTGTTGTTATCGACGGCGTACGTCGTTTTGGTAACGGCTGGTGGTTACCCGCAGGGCCAATGCGCGAAAGAGCAGGGCGCCTGCGCAGCGTAGATGCCGTTATCGTTAACGGCGGTGAATCTCTGGCTGGTGAAATTGCCATGCGTCTTAAACCAGGGCTTGCCATTAACGTTCTCAGCGGTGAGCGTCGCCCGTTGGCGGATTTCAGCGACGTTGTGGCTATGGCCGGTATCGGCCATCCACCGCGTTTCTTTGCTACGCTGGAACAGGCCGGCATCACGCCGGTAAAAACCGTTGCGCTGGCCGATCACCAGGCGATTACCGAACAGGATATGCTGAATATTGCGCCGGCTAACCAAACGGTAATGATGACGGAAAAAGATGCGGTGAAATGCCGTGCCTTCGCCGAAGGGCATGCAAACTGGTGGTATTTGCCGGTCGATGCGCAGCTAGATTCACCCCTCGCTGAAACGCTGCTCAAGGAGTTATTGGGGCTGGTGCGTTAG
- the kdsB gene encoding 3-deoxy-manno-octulosonate cytidylyltransferase: MSFVAIIPARYASTRLPGKPLKDINGKAMVLHVLDRARESGAERIIVATDHSEVARVVEAAGGEVCLTSPDHQSGTERLAEVIEKCGFSDDTVIVNVQGDEPMIPPVIIQQVANNVANSKAGMATLAVPIESAEEAFNPNAVKVVMDAQGYALYFSRATIPWDRERFAASREQIGDTFLRHIGIYGYRAGFIRRYVSWEPSQLEQIEMLEQLRVLWNGEKIHVAVAKAIPSIGVDTPEDLERVRLAMR; this comes from the coding sequence ATGAGTTTTGTCGCCATTATTCCCGCACGCTATGCGTCCACGCGCCTGCCGGGTAAACCTTTAAAAGACATCAACGGTAAAGCGATGGTCCTGCATGTGCTGGATCGCGCTCGTGAATCCGGCGCTGAGCGTATTATCGTCGCGACCGATCATTCGGAAGTTGCTCGCGTTGTCGAAGCGGCAGGTGGAGAAGTTTGCCTGACCAGCCCCGATCACCAGTCCGGAACCGAACGTCTGGCTGAGGTTATCGAGAAATGTGGTTTCAGCGATGACACGGTTATTGTGAACGTGCAGGGTGACGAGCCAATGATCCCGCCGGTGATTATTCAGCAGGTTGCGAACAACGTCGCTAACAGTAAAGCCGGTATGGCGACGCTTGCGGTGCCTATCGAATCAGCCGAAGAAGCGTTTAACCCAAATGCGGTTAAGGTCGTCATGGATGCACAGGGCTATGCGCTCTATTTTTCACGCGCAACAATTCCGTGGGATCGTGAACGCTTTGCCGCTTCCCGCGAACAGATTGGCGATACCTTCCTGCGTCACATCGGCATTTATGGCTACCGCGCCGGTTTTATCCGCCGCTATGTCAGCTGGGAGCCGAGCCAGCTCGAGCAAATCGAAATGCTTGAGCAGCTTCGCGTCTTGTGGAACGGCGAAAAAATTCACGTTGCCGTGGCGAAAGCCATCCCGAGCATTGGCGTGGATACCCCGGAAGATCTGGAGCGCGTTCGTCTCGCGATGCGTTAA
- the msbA gene encoding lipid A ABC transporter ATP-binding protein/permease MsbA — protein sequence MQNDKDLSTWQTFRRLWPMISPFRTGLIVAGIALILNAASDTYMLSLLKPLLDDGFGKTDSSVLIWMPLAVIALMVLRGITSYVSSYCISWVSGMVVMNMRRRLFSHMMGMPVAFFDQQSTGTLLSRITYDSEQVASSSSSALITVVREGASIIGLFVLMFWYSWQLSVILIVLAPIVSFAIRFVSKRFRNISKNMQNTMGQVTTSAEQMLKGHKEVLIFGGQQVETERFDKVSNRMRNQGMKLVSASSISDPIIQLIASFALAFVLYAASFPSVMETLTAGTITVVFSSMIALMRPLKSLTNVNAQFQRGMAACQTLFSILDSEQEKDSGKLVIERSKGDVEFRDVTFTYPGRDVPALRDINLIIPAGKTVALVGRSGSGKSTIASLITRFYEQEKGSILIDGQDIREYTLASLRNQVALVSQNVHLFNDTIANNIAYARTEQFSREDIEKAARMAYAMDFISKMDNGLDTVIGENGVLLSGGQRQRIAIARALLRDSPILILDEATSALDTESERAIQAALDELQKNRTSLVIAHRLSTIEQADEIVVVEDGRIVERGPHQELLAHRGVYAQLHKMQFGE from the coding sequence TACTGGATGATGGTTTTGGTAAAACGGACTCGTCAGTGCTGATATGGATGCCGCTGGCCGTTATTGCCCTGATGGTGCTGCGTGGCATCACAAGCTATGTCTCCAGCTACTGCATTTCATGGGTATCGGGAATGGTGGTCATGAACATGCGTCGTCGTCTGTTCAGCCATATGATGGGCATGCCTGTCGCCTTCTTCGATCAGCAATCTACGGGGACGCTGCTGTCGCGCATTACCTACGATTCCGAACAGGTGGCTTCTTCTTCCTCAAGCGCGCTGATAACCGTGGTGCGTGAAGGCGCCTCTATCATTGGCCTGTTTGTGCTGATGTTCTGGTACAGCTGGCAGCTGTCGGTGATTTTAATCGTGCTGGCCCCAATCGTCTCGTTTGCTATTCGCTTTGTTTCTAAGCGCTTCCGCAATATCAGTAAAAATATGCAAAACACCATGGGGCAGGTGACAACCAGCGCCGAGCAGATGCTGAAGGGCCATAAAGAAGTGCTCATCTTCGGCGGCCAGCAGGTGGAAACCGAACGCTTCGACAAGGTCAGTAACCGCATGCGTAACCAGGGGATGAAGCTGGTTTCTGCTTCCTCTATTTCTGACCCGATTATTCAGCTGATTGCTTCATTCGCTTTAGCCTTTGTGCTGTATGCCGCAAGCTTCCCAAGCGTGATGGAAACGCTCACTGCAGGGACCATCACGGTCGTCTTCTCTTCCATGATTGCGCTGATGCGCCCGCTGAAGTCGCTGACTAACGTTAACGCCCAGTTCCAGCGCGGAATGGCCGCCTGCCAGACGCTGTTCTCTATCCTCGATTCCGAGCAGGAAAAAGACAGTGGCAAACTGGTTATCGAACGCTCTAAAGGCGATGTTGAATTCCGCGATGTTACTTTCACCTATCCAGGGCGTGATGTTCCGGCCCTGCGTGACATCAACCTGATCATTCCGGCAGGCAAAACCGTTGCTCTGGTTGGGCGTTCTGGCTCCGGTAAATCGACGATTGCCAGCCTGATCACCCGTTTCTACGAGCAGGAAAAAGGCAGTATTCTGATTGATGGTCAGGACATCCGCGAGTATACCCTTGCCTCGCTGCGTAACCAGGTTGCGTTAGTCTCCCAGAACGTTCATCTGTTCAATGACACTATCGCCAATAACATTGCCTACGCTCGCACCGAGCAGTTTTCGCGCGAAGATATCGAAAAGGCCGCACGTATGGCCTACGCCATGGACTTCATCAGCAAGATGGATAACGGGCTTGATACCGTGATTGGTGAAAACGGCGTGCTGCTTTCCGGCGGTCAGCGCCAGCGTATCGCTATCGCCCGTGCGCTGCTGCGTGATAGCCCAATCCTGATTCTGGATGAAGCGACCTCTGCGCTTGATACCGAGTCCGAACGCGCTATCCAGGCCGCGCTGGATGAACTGCAGAAAAACCGTACTTCACTGGTTATCGCCCACCGTCTGTCCACTATCGAGCAGGCGGACGAAATCGTGGTGGTGGAAGATGGCCGCATCGTTGAGCGTGGCCCTCACCAGGAGCTGCTGGCTCATCGCGGGGTTTACGCCCAGCTGCATAAGATGCAATTCGGCGAATGA